From a region of the Podospora pseudopauciseta strain CBS 411.78 chromosome 7 map unlocalized CBS411.78m_7, whole genome shotgun sequence genome:
- a CDS encoding uncharacterized protein (COG:S; EggNog:ENOG503P1R9), with protein sequence MTLEKAPPPSPSILESMPRSTPPQRSPSPPPTYNESDSIPLESLSPTGQSTTPKPPISPSLPPLKIPSQSQLPTLLFISILFLAFFPSLFHTLWTLPFSFLFPSHHNTPTSYHSPPSAVAMWTQKQFTLPSRSRGSYLITDTIIKELPEIKNYKVGLLNLFIQHTSCALSLNENWDEDVRADMSDALDKIVPEQGPKGEALYRHDAEGLDDMPAHVKSALIGASVTIPIKDGKLCTGTWQGIWYLEFRAAKHSRRVVATIQGEKA encoded by the exons ATGACGTTGGAGaaagcccctcctccctcaccatccaTTCTAGAAAGCATGCCTCGctcgacaccaccacaacgctcaccatcaccaccaccaacataCAACGAAAGCGATTCTATCCCCCTGgaatccctctccccaaccgGCCaatccacaacccccaaaccacctATTTCCCCATCTCTACCCCCCCTGAAAATcccctcccaatcccaactccccaccctcctcttcatctccatcctcttcctagcgttcttcccctccctcttccacacCCTCTGgaccctccccttctccttcctcttcccctcccaccacaacACCCCCACAAGCTaccactcccccccctcagcaGTAGCAATGTGGACCCAAAAACagttcaccctcccctcccgctcTCGCGGCTCATACCTCATCAccgacaccatcatcaaggaACTCCCCGAGATCAAAAACTACAAAGTGGGCTTGTTGAACCTGTTTATCCAGCACACCTCCTGCGCGTTGAGTCTGAACGAGAATTGGGACGAGGATGTCAGGGCGGATATGAGTGATGCGTTGGATAAGATTGTGCCGGAGCAAGGGCCGAAGGGGGAGGCGCTTTATAGGCATGATGCTGAGG GACTGGATGACATGCCTGCTCATGTCAAGAGTGCTTTGATTGGGGCTAGTGTTACTATTCCGATCAAGGATGGGAAACTG TGCACCGGAACGTGGCAGGGGATCTGGTATCTCGAGTTTAGAGCCGCCAAGCATAGTCGCCGGGTTGTTGCTACGATACAGGGCGAGAAGGCTTGa